Proteins from a genomic interval of Streptomyces sp. NBC_00820:
- a CDS encoding aldehyde dehydrogenase family protein encodes MTTTPHARNHIDGLWTDSATIGRSTDPATGEVLGTFADGGAAEARASIDAARRAFETGDWARDRDLRARALFEMSDRMAARRDELVALLSRENGKIPAEAALEVDLTISKIRYYGALALTESGRASEVKPGLYSMTLRQPVGVAGVIAPWNSPVILSVRSFAPALAAGATVALKLPAQTALTNSMLFEIVAAVKSLPKGVFNAFTESGSAGARLIVADPEVDVVSYTGSTHVGRTIMAGASPTLKGMSLELGGKTPMIVFDDADLDAAVPVLTKAITTFTGQFCMAGSRVLVQRGIADTLRTRLSAALEAVRVGPGSDPSSEMGPLIDQANADRVDNEIADAAEYAKILVRGGRITDGPLARGAFVRPALIEVDDVDRPIVQEEMFGPVATFEIFDTETDAITRANATEFGLAAAIWTRDADRPLRVGRELDAGTVWTNTWAVVVDQMEEGGFKQSGVGRLNGERALEEFQEIKHIVHLAPRIA; translated from the coding sequence ATGACCACGACACCCCACGCCCGCAACCACATCGACGGGCTCTGGACCGACTCCGCCACGATCGGGCGATCGACCGACCCGGCAACCGGTGAAGTGCTCGGCACCTTCGCCGACGGCGGCGCGGCCGAGGCACGTGCGTCGATCGACGCGGCGCGGCGCGCCTTCGAGACCGGTGACTGGGCCCGGGACCGCGATCTGCGCGCCAGGGCCCTGTTCGAGATGTCCGACCGGATGGCGGCCCGCCGCGACGAACTGGTCGCCCTGCTCTCCCGCGAAAACGGCAAGATCCCCGCGGAGGCGGCTCTGGAGGTCGATCTGACGATCTCCAAGATCCGCTACTACGGCGCCCTCGCCCTCACCGAGAGCGGGCGCGCCTCCGAGGTCAAGCCGGGCCTGTACTCGATGACCCTGCGCCAGCCCGTCGGTGTCGCCGGAGTGATCGCCCCGTGGAACTCGCCGGTCATCCTCTCCGTGCGGAGCTTCGCCCCGGCGCTGGCGGCCGGTGCGACCGTGGCGCTGAAACTGCCGGCACAGACCGCGCTGACCAACAGCATGCTGTTCGAGATCGTCGCCGCTGTGAAGAGCCTGCCGAAGGGGGTCTTCAACGCCTTCACCGAGTCCGGCAGCGCCGGCGCCCGGCTGATCGTGGCCGACCCCGAGGTCGACGTCGTCAGCTACACCGGCAGCACACATGTGGGCCGTACGATCATGGCCGGCGCGTCCCCGACGCTGAAGGGCATGTCCCTGGAACTGGGTGGCAAGACCCCGATGATCGTCTTCGACGACGCCGACCTGGACGCCGCCGTCCCGGTGCTCACCAAGGCCATCACCACCTTCACCGGGCAGTTCTGCATGGCGGGCAGCCGCGTCCTCGTCCAGCGGGGCATCGCGGACACGCTGCGCACCCGGCTGTCGGCGGCCCTGGAAGCAGTACGCGTCGGCCCCGGCAGCGACCCCAGCAGCGAGATGGGGCCGCTCATCGACCAGGCCAACGCCGACCGCGTGGACAACGAAATCGCCGACGCCGCCGAGTACGCCAAAATCCTGGTCAGGGGCGGCCGGATCACAGACGGCCCGCTCGCGCGCGGCGCCTTCGTCCGCCCCGCCCTGATCGAAGTCGACGACGTCGACCGGCCGATCGTCCAGGAGGAGATGTTCGGCCCGGTCGCCACCTTCGAGATATTCGACACCGAAACCGACGCCATCACCCGCGCCAACGCCACCGAATTCGGCCTCGCCGCCGCCATCTGGACCCGTGACGCGGACCGCCCCCTGCGCGTAGGCCGAGAACTAGACGCCGGCACCGTCTGGACCAACACCTGGGCCGTCGTCGTCGACCAAATGGAAGAAGGCGGTTTCAAGCAAAGCGGTGTCGGTCGGCTCAACGGCGAACGTGCCCTGGAGGAATTCCAGGAAATCAAGCACATCGTCCATCTCGCTCCGCGCATAGCCTGA
- a CDS encoding MarR family winged helix-turn-helix transcriptional regulator, producing MHKRATSADPAVSGVPSDDLMIAVEQLVRYMRHSATAGGLSTAASTAIARLGREGPQRLTVLARAEGVSQPNMTQLVTRMERGGLVQRVADPSDGRVVLVEATETGLEVFRQRRAERAEALQQLIEELAEPEQRAVKVALPALARAIQDRQSRS from the coding sequence ATGCATAAGCGGGCTACAAGTGCCGACCCTGCGGTGTCCGGGGTGCCGTCGGACGACCTGATGATCGCCGTGGAGCAGTTGGTCCGCTACATGCGCCACAGCGCCACCGCCGGCGGCCTGAGCACCGCGGCGTCCACCGCGATCGCCCGGCTGGGCCGGGAAGGTCCCCAGCGGCTGACCGTGCTGGCCCGGGCCGAGGGAGTCTCTCAGCCGAACATGACCCAGCTCGTCACCCGTATGGAACGTGGCGGGCTGGTGCAGCGGGTCGCCGATCCCAGCGACGGCCGGGTGGTGCTGGTGGAAGCCACCGAGACCGGTCTCGAGGTCTTCCGGCAGCGCCGCGCAGAGCGCGCCGAGGCCCTGCAGCAGCTCATCGAGGAACTGGCCGAGCCGGAACAGCGCGCGGTGAAGGTCGCGCTCCCGGCCCTGGCCCGCGCGATCCAGGACCGTCAGTCGCGTTCCTGA
- a CDS encoding CaiB/BaiF CoA transferase family protein, translating into MTALPLSGVTVVSVEQAVAAPYATRQLADLGARVIKVERPGDGDFARRYDTTVHGQSSYFVWLNRSKESVTLDLKSPAGREVLEELLGGADVFVQNLAPGAAARLGLDAGSLTERYASLIPCTISGYGTSGPWADRKAYDLLVQCQTGLVSLTGTPEETARVGVSVADIAAGMYAYSGILTALYTRATTGVARAVEVSLFEALAEWMGQPAYYTRHGGTQPPRIGTQHATIAPYGAYTAGDGKQVLFSVQNEREWAALCERVLARPELVDDLRFATGPDRVAHRGELNVIIAEWFLRSDGDEVMKLLDAAGIANAGVNDVREFIDHPVLAGRGRWHEVAIPGAVVPALRPPADLAGIGPRMDPVPAVGEHTERILTELGLSAARIEGLRADGVI; encoded by the coding sequence ATGACCGCACTTCCGCTCTCTGGCGTCACCGTCGTGAGTGTCGAGCAGGCGGTGGCCGCACCCTACGCCACTCGCCAGCTCGCGGACCTCGGTGCCCGCGTGATCAAGGTCGAGCGGCCGGGAGACGGTGACTTCGCCCGCCGTTACGACACCACCGTGCACGGCCAGTCCAGCTATTTCGTCTGGCTGAACCGGTCCAAGGAGTCGGTGACGCTGGACCTGAAGTCCCCGGCCGGCCGGGAGGTGCTGGAGGAACTGCTGGGCGGGGCGGACGTGTTCGTGCAGAACCTTGCTCCTGGTGCGGCGGCCCGCCTGGGGCTGGACGCCGGATCCCTCACGGAGCGGTACGCCTCGCTGATCCCGTGCACCATCTCCGGGTACGGCACCAGCGGCCCGTGGGCGGACCGCAAGGCCTACGACCTGCTCGTGCAGTGCCAGACCGGCCTGGTCTCGCTCACCGGCACACCGGAGGAGACCGCTCGGGTCGGGGTGTCGGTCGCCGACATCGCCGCGGGCATGTACGCCTACTCCGGCATCCTGACGGCGCTGTACACGCGGGCGACCACGGGTGTGGCGCGGGCGGTGGAGGTCTCGCTCTTCGAGGCGCTGGCGGAGTGGATGGGCCAGCCCGCCTACTACACGCGGCATGGTGGCACGCAGCCCCCGCGCATCGGCACCCAGCACGCCACCATCGCACCGTACGGCGCCTACACGGCGGGCGACGGCAAGCAGGTGCTGTTCTCCGTCCAGAACGAGCGGGAGTGGGCGGCGCTGTGCGAACGCGTCCTGGCCCGGCCGGAGTTGGTGGACGATCTGCGGTTCGCCACGGGACCGGACCGGGTCGCCCACCGGGGTGAACTCAACGTGATCATCGCCGAGTGGTTCCTGCGGTCCGACGGCGACGAGGTGATGAAGCTGCTGGACGCGGCAGGGATCGCGAACGCCGGGGTCAACGACGTACGGGAGTTCATCGACCATCCGGTGCTCGCCGGGCGCGGCCGCTGGCACGAAGTGGCCATCCCGGGCGCCGTGGTGCCGGCACTCCGGCCGCCTGCGGACCTGGCCGGCATCGGGCCGCGCATGGACCCCGTGCCCGCCGTCGGCGAACACACCGAGCGGATCCTGACCGAACTGGGACTCTCCGCAGCCCGGATCGAGGGACTGCGGGCCGACGGCGTCATCTGA
- a CDS encoding FAS1-like dehydratase domain-containing protein, producing MHIVRNGLGPYVESWSPSAVTEDDVLSPAPVAALSALLDQPKPVTTAGDPLPPLWHWLYFLRWPAQLDLGDDGHPRHGHFLPTVPDRQRMFAGGRCEVVEPLRVGEPAQRVSGVSTVATKQGSTGELLFVTVRSEYLQHGATCVVEEQDIVYRSGRSAGRHPVDLDVTAEPHSEDAWRLPLRTGPALLFRFSALTANAHRIHYDAPYAQGVEGYPGLVVHGPLLVLTMLELVRRNAPSRPVRSVSYRLRRPAFAREHLLASGAPTGRNAALSIATHRERRHATAEVAFA from the coding sequence ATGCACATCGTCCGGAACGGGCTCGGTCCCTACGTGGAATCGTGGAGTCCCTCAGCGGTCACCGAGGACGACGTCCTCTCCCCCGCCCCGGTCGCCGCGCTGTCGGCGCTCCTGGACCAGCCGAAGCCGGTCACGACGGCCGGCGATCCACTGCCCCCGCTGTGGCACTGGCTGTACTTCCTGCGATGGCCGGCGCAGCTGGACCTGGGAGACGACGGACACCCCCGTCACGGCCACTTCCTGCCGACCGTCCCCGACCGGCAGCGGATGTTCGCCGGCGGACGCTGCGAGGTCGTCGAACCGCTGCGGGTCGGTGAGCCCGCTCAGCGCGTCAGCGGCGTGAGCACGGTGGCGACCAAGCAGGGCTCCACCGGGGAACTCCTCTTCGTCACCGTGCGCAGCGAATACCTTCAGCACGGCGCCACGTGCGTGGTCGAGGAACAGGACATCGTCTACCGGTCCGGGCGGAGCGCCGGACGGCATCCGGTGGATCTCGACGTCACCGCCGAGCCGCACTCCGAGGATGCATGGCGGCTTCCCCTGCGCACCGGCCCCGCGCTGCTGTTCCGGTTCAGCGCCCTCACCGCGAACGCACACCGCATCCACTACGACGCTCCGTACGCCCAGGGCGTGGAGGGCTATCCCGGCCTCGTCGTCCACGGCCCGCTCCTGGTGCTCACCATGCTCGAACTGGTACGCCGCAACGCTCCCTCCCGCCCTGTGCGGTCGGTGTCGTACCGGCTACGGCGTCCCGCGTTCGCGCGCGAGCACCTGCTGGCGTCCGGAGCACCGACGGGACGGAACGCCGCCCTGAGCATCGCGACGCATCGTGAACGGCGCCACGCCACGGCCGAGGTGGCCTTCGCGTGA
- a CDS encoding DUF1259 domain-containing protein gives MRAGREFRRGGCTAIECAFAALRRGGFEVAEAHGHNLTDEPCLLFVHHRAVGDTACTADDCVALWTPPISYPSPEELAYAQRQKRSHLSV, from the coding sequence ATGCGGGCCGGCCGTGAGTTCCGGAGGGGCGGTTGTACGGCTATCGAATGCGCATTTGCGGCCCTGCGGCGCGGCGGCTTCGAGGTCGCCGAAGCGCACGGTCACAATCTGACCGACGAACCCTGTCTACTCTTCGTCCACCACCGGGCCGTCGGTGACACCGCATGTACCGCCGACGATTGCGTCGCGCTGTGGACACCACCGATCTCGTACCCTTCCCCGGAGGAACTGGCTTATGCCCAGCGACAAAAACGCAGTCACCTGTCCGTTTGA
- a CDS encoding MarR family winged helix-turn-helix transcriptional regulator: MSHTAENRASEDRGRTSDRQGSPSRPLNDDERSVWLGFLATHLKLLRTLDAELMATERMSLSSFEVLLTIAEAPEGRVRMKDIAASLLISRSGLTRIVDDLERQGLVVREKCPTDARGLDAVLTAEGRKAYRRAGKVHRTSLREKFLDKLSDEELTKLAGIWSTVGFDEKAETC; this comes from the coding sequence GTGAGCCACACTGCCGAGAACCGCGCGAGCGAGGACCGAGGCAGGACCTCGGATCGGCAGGGTTCGCCGTCCCGTCCGCTGAACGACGACGAGCGCTCGGTCTGGCTCGGCTTCCTCGCCACCCATCTGAAGCTGCTGCGCACCCTGGACGCGGAGCTGATGGCCACCGAGCGCATGTCGCTGTCCTCCTTCGAGGTACTGCTCACGATCGCCGAGGCCCCCGAGGGCCGCGTGCGGATGAAGGACATAGCCGCCTCCCTGCTGATCAGCCGCAGCGGACTCACCCGCATCGTGGACGACCTGGAGCGCCAGGGCCTCGTCGTACGCGAGAAGTGCCCCACGGATGCCCGGGGCCTCGACGCCGTCCTCACCGCCGAGGGCCGCAAGGCCTACCGCCGTGCCGGCAAGGTGCACCGGACCAGCCTCCGCGAGAAGTTCCTCGACAAGCTCTCCGACGAGGAGCTCACCAAGCTCGCCGGGATCTGGTCCACGGTCGGCTTCGACGAAAAAGCCGAAACCTGCTGA
- a CDS encoding NAD(P)-dependent alcohol dehydrogenase, translated as MVTAQGSPSPRTGGDPGPAVSVTAAVVREKGGPFALEDLTLSTVLRPDEVLVKVVASGLCQTDIHVRDQHLPTPLPAVLGHEGAGIVERVGDAVSTVSPGDRVVLSYQACGHCTPCLTGNPAYCALSFPANFGGSRLDGTNALRAGDEEIHGHFFGQSSFATHALATERNVVRIDDEDIPLELLGPLGCGLQTGAGAVLNTLKVAAGSSVVVIGTGTVGLAAVMAAKVAGAGSVIAVDIVDERLELARELGATHTVNGKEEDTGARIAEITGTGADYVLEITARPEMLTLAVDALAPLGTATLIGGAPAGTHAPVNMNALLGGRTVRGVAQGDSVPQLFIPQLIDLYKAGRFPFDRLITFYGFDRINEAVTDTRTGAVIKPVLRIGE; from the coding sequence ATGGTGACAGCGCAGGGTTCGCCCTCACCGCGGACAGGCGGGGACCCGGGTCCCGCCGTCTCCGTCACAGCGGCGGTGGTGCGTGAGAAGGGCGGTCCGTTCGCTCTCGAGGACCTCACCCTCAGTACGGTCCTCAGGCCCGACGAGGTTCTGGTCAAGGTGGTGGCCTCCGGCCTGTGCCAGACCGACATCCACGTCCGTGACCAGCATCTGCCCACCCCGCTGCCCGCGGTCCTGGGGCACGAGGGGGCGGGCATCGTGGAGCGGGTGGGCGACGCGGTCAGCACCGTGAGCCCCGGCGACCGCGTGGTCCTGTCCTACCAGGCCTGCGGCCACTGCACCCCGTGCCTCACCGGGAACCCGGCGTACTGCGCCCTGTCGTTCCCCGCCAACTTCGGCGGCTCCCGCCTGGACGGCACCAACGCGCTCCGCGCCGGGGACGAGGAGATCCACGGCCACTTCTTCGGGCAGTCGTCCTTCGCCACGCACGCTCTCGCGACCGAACGCAACGTGGTCAGGATCGATGACGAGGACATCCCGCTGGAGCTGCTCGGCCCGCTGGGCTGCGGTCTGCAGACCGGCGCCGGAGCGGTGCTCAACACGTTGAAGGTGGCGGCCGGTTCGTCTGTCGTCGTCATCGGCACCGGCACCGTGGGCCTGGCCGCGGTCATGGCGGCCAAGGTGGCCGGAGCCGGCTCGGTCATCGCCGTGGACATCGTCGACGAACGCCTGGAACTCGCCCGCGAGCTGGGCGCCACGCACACGGTCAACGGCAAGGAGGAGGACACCGGCGCACGGATCGCGGAGATCACCGGGACCGGAGCGGACTACGTCCTGGAGATCACCGCGCGGCCCGAGATGCTCACCCTCGCCGTCGACGCCCTGGCTCCCCTCGGGACGGCCACGCTGATCGGTGGAGCCCCGGCCGGGACCCACGCCCCGGTGAACATGAACGCACTGCTCGGCGGGCGCACCGTGCGAGGCGTCGCCCAGGGCGACTCCGTCCCGCAGCTGTTCATCCCCCAGCTCATCGACCTTTACAAGGCCGGACGGTTCCCCTTCGACCGGCTCATCACCTTCTACGGCTTCGACCGGATCAACGAGGCCGTCACCGACACGCGGACCGGAGCTGTGATCAAGCCCGTGCTGCGCATCGGGGAGTAG
- a CDS encoding ABC transporter permease, with protein sequence MPDTSAQHAPVASRVRSRQPVRPRGPAWMRSVLVPVAVAVAIGTIFIGVYLSAFHAPTARGLPVAVVSSDRAATVAARLSRQSPDTFRVQAVPDRETARTAVARGEVYAAYVPGHATAELLFAGAHGPGVKTLVVRAFGAAAHAGGERLTAVDVVPASPRDANGLVVFYTTFGLVLAGYLFGIMTFQFGPGLTTGRRLLSLAAFGGAGGLTVAAVVAAFDVLPAPFFGVAGLVALVAMAVGASTMLLVRTLGALGSSAAAVVFMTVGNATSGGSLPPDFLPVWLKPFSAVLPVGVGVRAVNGLAYFHGDGIISGIAVLTAWTGFGIGGLILRQRVSRRA encoded by the coding sequence ATGCCCGACACTTCAGCCCAGCACGCTCCCGTGGCCTCGCGAGTCCGTTCGCGGCAACCCGTCCGTCCCCGGGGGCCCGCGTGGATGCGGTCGGTGCTGGTTCCGGTCGCTGTGGCCGTCGCGATCGGGACGATCTTCATCGGTGTGTACCTGTCGGCGTTCCACGCCCCCACCGCCCGCGGTCTGCCGGTCGCCGTGGTGTCCTCCGACCGAGCCGCAACGGTCGCGGCACGCCTGTCGCGACAGTCCCCGGACACCTTCCGCGTCCAGGCGGTGCCGGACAGGGAAACCGCTCGTACCGCCGTCGCACGGGGAGAGGTCTACGCCGCCTACGTTCCCGGACACGCCACCGCGGAGCTGCTTTTCGCGGGCGCCCACGGACCTGGGGTCAAGACCTTGGTGGTCAGGGCCTTCGGTGCGGCCGCCCATGCGGGTGGGGAGCGGCTGACGGCTGTCGACGTCGTCCCGGCGTCACCGAGGGACGCCAACGGACTCGTCGTCTTCTACACGACTTTCGGACTGGTCCTCGCCGGTTACCTGTTCGGCATCATGACGTTCCAGTTCGGCCCCGGACTGACCACGGGACGACGCCTGCTCTCGCTCGCCGCGTTCGGCGGTGCGGGCGGCCTGACGGTGGCCGCCGTCGTAGCGGCGTTCGATGTGCTGCCCGCACCGTTCTTCGGGGTCGCGGGCCTGGTGGCCCTCGTCGCCATGGCCGTGGGCGCGTCCACGATGCTGCTCGTACGGACGCTGGGGGCTCTGGGCTCCAGTGCCGCAGCCGTGGTGTTCATGACGGTCGGCAACGCGACCAGCGGCGGCAGCCTTCCCCCCGATTTCCTGCCCGTCTGGCTGAAGCCGTTCTCCGCCGTCCTCCCGGTCGGGGTGGGCGTACGCGCCGTCAACGGCCTCGCCTACTTCCACGGCGACGGAATCATCAGCGGCATCGCCGTACTGACCGCCTGGACGGGCTTCGGCATCGGCGGGCTGATACTCCGGCAGCGCGTCTCGCGGCGCGCCTGA
- a CDS encoding MBL fold metallo-hydrolase, protein MTDFANPGTPTDRHQLGAAGMPLNTLADYRPIPADGYGALFLPERIAKGYHVEEIHDGAYYVTSGAYDTMFVRTGNGVVVVDAPPLLGENLKRAVAEVTDEPVTHLIYSHWHSDHIGAAGIFANDHVKVISHDYTREMIQRWPDLGGKRGLPVPTDTITESDTLDVNGVRFNLDYHGVNHTPGNIFIYAPQQKALAAIDIISPGWSAFKHCDASENIRGWAEAHDWILGYDFKGVVSGHVNRYGTPEDARASRDYTNDIIEFSKEALDHGQEFEYIERIGFSNAWVLWENYFNEMTNYVTKKTLEKVTDNGQTWAQRLAGADVMTKYHAYSVLEALRLEYGMVSGFEKLIIPQPGE, encoded by the coding sequence ATGACCGACTTCGCAAATCCCGGCACGCCCACCGACCGTCACCAGCTCGGCGCCGCGGGCATGCCGCTCAACACGCTCGCCGACTACCGCCCCATCCCCGCGGACGGCTACGGCGCGCTGTTCCTGCCGGAGCGGATCGCCAAGGGCTACCACGTCGAGGAGATCCACGACGGCGCGTACTACGTCACCTCCGGCGCGTACGACACCATGTTCGTCCGCACCGGCAACGGCGTCGTCGTCGTGGACGCCCCGCCGCTGCTGGGCGAGAACCTGAAGCGTGCCGTCGCCGAGGTCACCGACGAGCCCGTCACGCACCTCATCTACAGCCACTGGCACTCCGACCACATCGGCGCGGCCGGCATCTTCGCCAACGACCACGTGAAGGTCATATCCCACGACTACACCCGCGAGATGATCCAGCGCTGGCCCGACCTCGGTGGCAAGCGCGGACTCCCGGTACCGACCGACACGATCACCGAGAGCGACACCCTCGACGTCAACGGCGTCCGGTTCAATCTCGACTACCACGGCGTCAACCACACCCCGGGCAACATCTTCATCTACGCCCCGCAGCAGAAGGCGCTCGCGGCGATCGACATCATCAGCCCCGGATGGAGCGCCTTCAAGCACTGCGACGCCTCCGAGAACATCCGCGGCTGGGCCGAGGCCCACGACTGGATCCTCGGCTACGACTTCAAGGGCGTCGTCTCCGGTCACGTCAACCGCTACGGCACCCCCGAGGACGCCAGGGCCTCCCGCGACTACACCAACGACATCATCGAGTTCTCCAAGGAAGCCCTCGACCACGGCCAGGAGTTCGAGTACATCGAGCGCATCGGCTTCAGCAACGCCTGGGTCCTGTGGGAGAACTACTTCAACGAGATGACCAACTACGTCACCAAGAAGACCCTCGAGAAGGTCACCGACAACGGCCAGACCTGGGCCCAGCGCCTGGCCGGCGCCGACGTCATGACCAAGTACCACGCGTACTCGGTCCTGGAGGCCCTGCGCCTGGAGTACGGCATGGTCTCCGGCTTCGAGAAGCTGATCATCCCGCAGCCCGGCGAGTAA